The genomic segment AGGGAGTAAATCCGTGGTGTTTTagcctgaagagaaggctctaaggagaccttatagtgaccttccagtacctgagggggttataagaaagctggagaggggctgttcgtaaaggcttgtggggatgggacgaggggcaatgggtataaactggagaggggcagatttattctggacataaggaggaatttcctcactatgagggtggtgaggccctggcccaggttgcccagggaagctgtggctgccccatctctggaggtgttccaggccaggttggatgggccttgggcagcctgagccagtgggaggtgtccctgcccatggcaggggttggaaatggatgggctttgagatctcttccaacctggactattctatgcttctatgactCCAAGAGAGACCCTGTCTTAGGGCTGCGAGAATTTACTGATGTGTTTCATTGACTCGCGAGGTGGAACTCGCGAGAGGGTGCGCGGACGGCGCGGGGGCCCTGAGTAGCGGGTGAGGGCGGGGCTTAGGGGGCGGGGTCTCTGGCGGGGGTGGGGTAAGGGGGCGGGGCGACTAGCGGAGGGGCGGGGGCAGTGGCCGAGGGGAACAACGGGGCTGAGGGTGCGGGGCTTGTGACCgaggggctgggatggggcagcgtGGACTGCGGCTTAGGGGGCGTGGCGAGGGCCGATAGTCTGGACTGGGTGGAGGGCGCGTGGCCTATGACGTAGTTTGAGGTGAGTTGTGGGGCCGTGGCCTGTGACCGAGGGGCTGGGCTAGGtggaaggggcgtggccagtGACTGTGTGGGCGTGGTCTCTTGCAGAGGAGGCGAGGTCTGTAATGGACTGGGCTATGGCGAGGGGTTGCGTGGCCCAAGACTGAGGGCGTGGCCTATTTAAGAGGAGGCGTGGTCTGAGATTGAGCGGGCTGGCCTGGGTCAAGAGGGCGTGGCCTGTTATTTGGAGGACCGGgatgagggggcgtggccagtgTCTGTTGGGACGGGCCCTGCGAGCGAGGGGGCGGGGGTCTGAGATAGAGGGGCGTGGCTTAGCGGAAGGGGTGGTGCTTCCAGCGCAGCTTCCGGCGATGGCGGCGGGCGGCAGCGACCCGCGGGCGGGAGATGTGGAGGAAGATGCCTCGCAGCTCGTCTTCCCTAAAGGTGGGGACCAGGCCTCTGGGAGAGCGATTGAGCGAGCTCTGTCCTCGTCGCCACAGCCCTCACCGGATGCTGTGAGGGGGGAGCGGCTCCCGCGCGCGGGGCGGACGCGGCGCTGCCGTGTGGGGTTTGATGGGGGGAGATGAGGGGCAGCCTGGGGAACAGGCGGCTGCGGGGACACCTCAGGGCtgcttccagcgctgaaagaggctgcaggaaagctgagggggTTCTGGGTCAGGGAGTGCTGGGGTGGGACGAGGGGAAagggttttcatctgaaaaaaggggaggttgagatgagatctttcggagaaatgttttcctgtgagggtggggaggccctgacccaggttgcctaaagaagctgtggctgccccatccctggaggtgttcaaggccaggttggatggggcttggagcagcctgacccactggtaggtgtccctgcccgtagcagggggtagaactggatgagctttgaggccctttccaacccaagctattccatgattctgtatcaggaacactggcacaggctgggAAAAACACCACCTGTGCCCTGGACTGCAGCCGAAGCAGTGCGAGGGGGTGTGTATTGTAACCCCTGTGCTTCAatctgagaccccacctggggccctgtgtccagctctggaatcccaAGCGTAAagaggacacggagctgttgtagcgaatccagaggagggcatggagatgatccgagggctggagcggCTCTGctacagggacaggctgagagaattgtgGTTCTTCAGCCTcgagaagaaaaggctccagggagacctcatagcagcctcCTAGTACTTaaaaaagggctccaggaaagctggggagtggctcttgatgagggagtgcagggataggacaagggcaaacggttttcagctgaaagaggggagattgacatgagatcttaggaagaaatgttttcctgtgtgggtggggaagccctggcccaggttgcccagggaagctgtggctgccccatccctggaggtggtcaaggccaggttggatggggcttggagcccctgatccaatgggaggtgtccctgcccatggcaggggtgggactgaatgggctttgaggtccctttcaacccaaaccgcTTTATGATTATGGCGAAGAGAtcttgaagggtttttttgctgcaagCATTACTTTACAACCATTACTGCATTTTGGGGAACCTGCTGTCCAGAGCCCAGAGTGTAACGAGGACAGTAAcagtctgtgtatttttttcagagaacttCTCTGTAGATTCCAGAGCCGTATTTCTGCCTCAGAGCAGTCctggaagaaggagggggaTAAAAGGGCACCATGCTGCATTTTTGAGTTATGAACACAAGCGTAGTCTTGCAAAACTGGGTTTTGGATGTTTTTACCCTAAAATCTATATTCTGCCTATGCTTAGCAGTTACTTTACCATCTCAAGCAAAAATAAAGGTTGCTTGTCCTGTTCTGGACTGGtcataaaaacaaacacattggATTGTCAAAAATTGTGGTGTAACTTTTATCAGCGTTTCCAGTATGAAATGCTGCCCAACCATTGGGGAAAGGGCTTGTAGAATTGCTATGAAACACCTTGTGCATTTCTTTATTGCCCAAAGCTAAATTTGTAGGCAAAACTTTGTGTAAGTGGACTTTCTCATCCCTACTTCACCTTAGGTTTTATGCTGATATTCACTTATTCAAATTTAGAATTTGAAACTGCGGAAACTCTTCTGAATTCGGAAGTACATATGCTTCTTGAGCATCGTAAGCAACAGAATGAGAGTGCGGAAGATGAGCAGGAGCTTTCAGAGGTCTTCATGAAAACCCTGAACTACACGGCGCGCTTCAGCCGCTTCAAAAACCGTGAAACCATTGCCAGCGTCCGTAGGTGAGTGGAAAATTCAGGGTGTAAGATCATGCTGGAGAGTTTGGTGTGTAATACTGACATTGTTGCATGAAAGTGGAGTTGAGTGGCATTTCCTGATTTATACCGTAATTCTGAATGTTGTCTTTCTGAAGAATCAAGAAATGTAATTGTAATTCTTCCTGGAGGGTTGTACCTTGTTCAGGTGAAGCCTTCtgaactgctttgttttcagtactTGATTCTATCCTGGATAAAAGcattgagggcaccctcagcaggtttgtaGACGatactaagctgggaggaagtattgatctgctggagagcagggaggctccaatgggatctgaacaggctggaccactgggctgagaccaatgggatgaagtttaacaaggccagatgccgggtcctgcacttggggcacaacaaccctatgaagtgctacagactgggggaagagtggctggaaagctgcctggaggaaaaggacctgggggtgttgatttacaaccaactgaacatgaggcagcagtggcccaggtggccaagaaggccaatggcatcttggcttgtttCAGAAtcggcgtggccagcaggagcagggaggtgattctgctcctgtacgcggcactggtgagaccacacctagaatcttgtgttcagttctgggcccctcaccacaagaaggatgttgaggctctggagtgtgtccagagaagagcagcgaagctggtgaggggctggagaacaagtcttacgaggagcggctgagggacctggggttgtttagcctggagaagaggaggctggagggagaccttattgctctctacaactacctgaaagggggttgtggagaggagggagctgggctctgctcccaagtgacaggggacaggacaagagggaatggcctcaagctgtgccaggggagggtcaggctggatgtcaggaagaaatttttcacaggaagggtcattgggccctggcagaggctgcccagggaggtggtggagtcaccatccctgaaggtatttaaaagagaggtgctcagggatgtggtttagtggcagataggaacgtttggactcgatgatgcaAGAGGTCTTTTgcagcctggtgattctatgatttgtatGACAGCCAGTTCTGGTAAATGGGAGGGTTTTCAAGA from the Cuculus canorus isolate bCucCan1 chromosome 9, bCucCan1.pri, whole genome shotgun sequence genome contains:
- the POLR2D gene encoding DNA-directed RNA polymerase II subunit RPB4, producing the protein MAAGGSDPRAGDVEEDASQLVFPKEFETAETLLNSEVHMLLEHRKQQNESAEDEQELSEVFMKTLNYTARFSRFKNRETIASVRSLLLQKKLHKFELACLANLCPETAEEAKALIPSLEGRFEDEELQQILDDIQTKRSFQY